A window of the Desulfovermiculus halophilus DSM 18834 genome harbors these coding sequences:
- a CDS encoding DUF4126 domain-containing protein translates to MEQAQGLVQIIALTLGVSWASGINLYAAMLTLGLLGATGHAQLPPGLEILTHPMVLYASGLMYAVEFFADKIPGVDTGWDVIHSFVRIPAAAVLAAAASMEIGPAAQVAAAIIGGGLAAGSHLTKASGRLLINSSPEPFTNSALSVTEDAVVVAGVWTALNHPLAFCFLLALLLGAMIWLLPKIWRGIRALWQRLCFWRSRKTPDHEAAIPLPHPDNRAIERDK, encoded by the coding sequence ATGGAACAGGCCCAAGGACTGGTACAGATTATCGCCCTCACCCTCGGGGTCTCCTGGGCCAGCGGGATAAACCTCTACGCAGCCATGCTTACCCTTGGGCTGCTGGGGGCGACCGGCCATGCCCAGCTCCCTCCGGGTTTGGAGATCCTCACCCACCCCATGGTCCTCTACGCCTCTGGCCTGATGTATGCCGTGGAGTTTTTCGCGGACAAGATTCCCGGAGTGGACACCGGCTGGGACGTGATCCACAGCTTTGTCCGCATTCCGGCCGCTGCGGTCCTGGCCGCGGCAGCCAGCATGGAGATAGGCCCGGCAGCCCAGGTGGCGGCGGCTATAATCGGCGGCGGCCTGGCAGCCGGCAGCCATCTGACCAAGGCCTCGGGCCGTCTTTTAATCAACTCTTCTCCTGAACCGTTCACCAACTCGGCCCTTTCCGTGACCGAGGACGCAGTGGTGGTGGCAGGGGTCTGGACCGCATTGAACCATCCCCTGGCCTTCTGCTTCCTGCTGGCCTTGCTGCTGGGAGCCATGATCTGGCTTTTGCCCAAAATCTGGCGGGGGATACGAGCCTTATGGCAGCGGTTGTGTTTTTGGCGCTCCCGGAAAACCCCGGACCATGAAGCAGCGATTCCACTGCCTCACCCAGACAATCGGGCCATAGAGAGGGACAAATGA